TCCAACGCCTTTGAGATATCAAAGAAATTAGGATTATCTTCTGGTCTCATAGAGGAGGCAAAATCTCTCTTAACCAATGAAAACATTGAATTTGAAGACCTTTTACAAAACATTGAAAAAAATAGAATTGAAGCGGAAAAGGAAAGAAATAATGCTGCAGCTTTAAGATTAGAAGCACAAAATATTTTGAACAATTATTTAGAAAAGAAAGAAAGGTTAGAGCATCAGAGGGAAAAAACTATTAAGGAAGCCAAAAAAGAGGCCTTTAAAATTGTAAAGGAAGCAAAAGCTGAAGCAGAAGAAGTGATTGAAGTCCTGAAAAATTTAAGGATAGAAATAGAAGAAAAAGAAGCTAACAGAAAAATAGAGGAAGCAAAAAAGAAAATGGATGCTAAGCTTGGTGACTTATCGGAGGGCTTTGAAGAAAAATTGTTTACTAAAACCAATAGAAAGCCGCCAGAAAACCTGAAGGCAGGTGAAACAGTTAAAATATTATCCCTAAATCAAGTGGGGCATGTCCTAGAGCCTGCTAATGGCAGTGGAGAAGTATACATTCAAGTAGGTATAATGAAAATGAATGTACCCATTTCTAATCTTGAGAGAATAAAAGAGAAAAAGGATGGAAAACAAACAGGTGTCGGAAAAATTGTAAAGGCAAAGGCTAATACCATGAAAAGTCAACTGGATATCAGGGGCAAAAACCTAGAAGAATCCTTTATGGAGGTAGACAAATATTTAGATGACGTTTATTTAGCCGGCTTAACAGAGATCACCATTATCCACGGTATTGGCACCGGTGTTTTAAAAGCTGGGATACAGCAGATGTTAAGAAAACACAAGCATGTAAAAAGCTTTAGAGAAGGTAAATATGGAGAAGGTGGGGCTGGCGTGACGGTTGTGGAGTTAAAATAGATAGAGTAGGTAGGTGAAAAAGTGATTTTAGTAAGTGCTTGTCTATTGGGAATAAACTGTAAATATAATGGAAAAAACAATGAAAATCCTAGATTAATCAAGCTACTAGAAGAAAAAGGCTTTTTACCTGTTTGTCCTGAGGAGCTGGGAGGGCTAACAACACCACGACTCCCGGCTGAGATACAAGGGGGAGAAGGAAAAGACGTATTAGATGGTAGGGCAAAGGTAATAAATGTGGAGGGTGAAGATGTCACTGAACAATTTATTAGAGGAGCTGAGGAGACTGTAAAGCTTGCTAAAAATATGGATGTTCACTTTGCAGTATTAAAGGCAAGAAGTCCCTCCTGTGGTGCTGGTGACATTTATGATGGTTCTTTTTCAGGAAGGTTAACAAAGGGAGAAGGGGTGACAACCGCACTTCTAAAGAAACATGGTATAGAAGTTTATACAGAAGAAAGTATTTCAGAGAAAATATAGGAATAAATTTATTGATTGTTGTTAAAATATATGATATATTAATTGACAAGATAATTGAATATAGCTATATACCTATGATGAGGAGAGTAAATGTAAAGATTGTTGCAGCGAGTCAGAGTTGGTGGAAGTCTGACACATATTTCCATTGAAGCGCACCTTGGAGGTCCTGTCTGAAATAAGTAGGACAAGGCGGTATCCACCGTTATTTTGGAATAAGAGTGGGCACAGTATCGTGTCAATCAGAGTGGTAACACGGGATTTAACTCTCGTCTCTAAATTTAGAGATGGGGGTTTTTTATTTTTGTATATTAAAAAACAATAGGAGGTTATAGAATGATTGATTTTAAACAGGAGGTAGCTGAGGCACTAAAACAGTATATACCTGACCTAGAAGTATCAGAGATTTTATCTATGATAGAAATACCCCCCAACACCAATATGGGAGACTATGCTTTTCCTTGCTTTAGATTAGCAAAAACCTTTCGAAAAGCACCCCCATTAATTGCCACAGAAATTGTAAAGGCTCTTGAAGGAAATAAAGCCTTTCAAAAAGTAGAACAGGCTGGTGGATATGTAAACTTCTTTATACATAAAGCAGTCTTTGTAGAAAAAACCCTCAAGGAAGTATTAGAAAAACAAGAATTATATGGCAGTAGTGATTTAGGTAAAGATAAAACTGTCATCGTAGAGTTTTCTTCCCCTAACATAGCAAAGCCTTTTCATATAGGACATATTCGTAGCACAGTTATAGGTAGCTCTATCAATAGAATTTATAAGTTTTTGGGCTTTAACACTGTGGCAATCAACCACTTAGGAGATTATGGAACGCAATTTGGCAAACTAATTGTAGCCTATAAAAGGTGGGGAAATGAAGAAGAAGTACAAAACGCTCCCATACCAACCTTACTAAAGCTTTATATTCAATTCCATGATGAAGCTGAAAAGGATGCTACGTTAGAAGAAGAAGGAAGAATGTGGTTTAAAAGACTTGAGGATGGAGACGAAGAAGCACTAAGACTATGGCAATGGTTTAGAGATGTAAGTTTAAAGGAGTTTAATCGAGTATATAGCAAATTAAATATTACCTTTGATTCTTTAGCAGGAGAAAGCTTCTATTCCGATAAGATGCCTAGGGTTTTAGAGATGATGGAGGAAAAAAATATTTTAGAAAAATCTCAAGGTGCAGAAATTGTTAACCTAGAGCCCCATGGTTTACCTCCAGCGTTGATTAGAAAAAAGGATGGCTCAACCCTATACATTACTCGAGACATTACAGCAGCTATTTATAGGAAAGAAACCTATGATTTTTATAAAAACATCTACGTGGTTGCATCACAACAAAATCTACACTTTGAACAATGGATAAAAATTATAGAATTAATGGGATTTGAGTGGGCACAGGATTGTATCCACGTACCCTTTGGCCTGGTCAGATTAGAAGAAGGAACGATTGCCACCAGAAAGGGTAGAGTAGTATTTTTAGAGGACGTTCTTAACAAGGCTATAGAACAGACAAAATCAATTATTTTAGAGAAGAATCCAAATATTGACAACCTAGATCAAGTAGCAGAAGAAGTTGGTGTAGGAGCCGTAGTATTCCAAGAACTATCTAATAATCGTATTAAAGACTATACCTTTTCATGGGATAAAGTCTTAAATTTCGAAGGGGAAACTGGACCCTATGTTCAATATACCTATGCTAGAGCCAGTAGTGTCCTTAGGAAAGCAGATATAGAAGTAAAGGGAGAGATTAATACCACATTGATAACAGATGATGCTACCATGACAGTTATTAAGGCAATACAACAGTTCCCTGATATCATACAGGATGCTCAAAGGAAAAATGAACCATCTATTATAACAAGACATATTATACATGTAGCCCAAGCCTTTAATCGTTTCTACCATGACAATCCAGTATTGGTGGACGAAGTAGAGTTAAAGAAAGCGCGATTGGCTATTGTTAAAGCAACAAGACAAGTTATTGGGACGGGGTTAAATTTATTAGGAATAAAGACACCAGAAAAAATGTAATACAAAAATACAGCGATATCGCTGTATTTTTGTATAAATGAGGTTTAATACTATAATCAAACCATCGTTGTAAAGAAGGGTGGGGATAATTTGACAACCCAGAATAAAATAAGAAATAGTTTATTGTGGATGGTTTACGGAGATGCCCTAGGATTTTTAAATGAAAACATTGATACACCAACCCATATACTAAAAGGTTTTCTATATAGGTATGAAAATAAAGACATTATTATACAAAAACAAAGGGGTCAATACAGCTATATAACAGAATTAATTATTGCTATGATCAAGTCTTTAGTAGATGATGGACCTAAGCTAGAAGTTATAGTAGATTATCCGCGTTTCTACGAGGAATTAAAAGTATGGACATATTACCGCCATGGAGCCCCTTCCCATATTCTTTATAAATTAAGGAACAGTAAAGGCTATTACGACAGTGAGGTTTATTGGAAGGAACAGAAAGCCTATGGAATTAGTAGAATTTTTCCCATCCTAATGGCCAATAAAAACTATGCTGCGGCTGAAAAAGAAACCTATAAAAATATTATTTATTTAAATAGGCATCCTCAAGTGATCTTGACAGGGTTACTTTTGATTAGAGGAGCTTATGTTTTATTAGAAAAAGGATTTCTGCCTAAAGAAGAATTAATACAGGAATTAAAGGATTATATTATTCATATGCAATTCTCTGAGTTAAATAGAAATATAAAAATGAAGTTACCTACTAATTATGCTGTTCAATTTGAAAAGGAAAGAATTCTTTACCTGTTGGATTTAGACCGTTATAAAAAAAGCGAATTACCAGAGGTATCTTCTTGGGATAGCAAGATTATGTTTTTTAACAGCTTAAATAACTTCTACAGACTACAGGAGGGGGAACAAGTGGAGTTGAAGAATCTCCCTAGACATGATTATAAAGAAATGATTGCTATTAGCTATGGTCTTTGGGGTATAAATACCAAAGAGAGCTATGGAAATTTAAAGACATTGAAGGATGAAGACTTTATCAATGACATGGCCAACTATTTATGTAGGTTAAGAGATTATCAATTAAAGAGACCTTTTTATAATCGACAAGAAAAGAGCATAGATTTATTTCAATTGGAAAAAGGCGATATAACAAA
This Natronincola ferrireducens DNA region includes the following protein-coding sequences:
- a CDS encoding DUF523 domain-containing protein, translated to MILVSACLLGINCKYNGKNNENPRLIKLLEEKGFLPVCPEELGGLTTPRLPAEIQGGEGKDVLDGRAKVINVEGEDVTEQFIRGAEETVKLAKNMDVHFAVLKARSPSCGAGDIYDGSFSGRLTKGEGVTTALLKKHGIEVYTEESISEKI
- the argS gene encoding arginine--tRNA ligase; this encodes MIDFKQEVAEALKQYIPDLEVSEILSMIEIPPNTNMGDYAFPCFRLAKTFRKAPPLIATEIVKALEGNKAFQKVEQAGGYVNFFIHKAVFVEKTLKEVLEKQELYGSSDLGKDKTVIVEFSSPNIAKPFHIGHIRSTVIGSSINRIYKFLGFNTVAINHLGDYGTQFGKLIVAYKRWGNEEEVQNAPIPTLLKLYIQFHDEAEKDATLEEEGRMWFKRLEDGDEEALRLWQWFRDVSLKEFNRVYSKLNITFDSLAGESFYSDKMPRVLEMMEEKNILEKSQGAEIVNLEPHGLPPALIRKKDGSTLYITRDITAAIYRKETYDFYKNIYVVASQQNLHFEQWIKIIELMGFEWAQDCIHVPFGLVRLEEGTIATRKGRVVFLEDVLNKAIEQTKSIILEKNPNIDNLDQVAEEVGVGAVVFQELSNNRIKDYTFSWDKVLNFEGETGPYVQYTYARASSVLRKADIEVKGEINTTLITDDATMTVIKAIQQFPDIIQDAQRKNEPSIITRHIIHVAQAFNRFYHDNPVLVDEVELKKARLAIVKATRQVIGTGLNLLGIKTPEKM